From the genome of Anoplopoma fimbria isolate UVic2021 breed Golden Eagle Sablefish chromosome 1, Afim_UVic_2022, whole genome shotgun sequence, one region includes:
- the mre11a gene encoding double-strand break repair protein MRE11 has product MSSENTLDDEDTFKILIATDIHLGYLEKDAIRGNDSYNTLEEILKCAKTNQVDFILLGGDLFHENKPSRRCLHSSITMLRQYCMGDTPIQFNILSDQTVNFNTTQFPWVNYQDENLNISIPAFSIHGNHDDPTGAEGLCALDLLSASGLVNHFGHSHSVERIEISPILMQKGNTKLALFGLGSIPDERLYRMFVNNQVTMLRPKEDQDEWFNLFTIHQNRSKHGPTNYIPEQFLDDFVDLVVWGHEHECLIAPTRNEQQLFYVTQPGSSVATSLSPGEATKKHIGLLRVKGRKMNLQKIPLKTVRQFFIQDVVLADYQDLFTPDTPQVTKKVEDLCYAKVTEMLEEAERERLGCPLTPEKPLIRLRVDYSGGFDTFNTSRFSQKFVDRLANPKDIIHFLRRREQKEDIKDEVNVDYGKLLKNTAVEGLRVEDLVKQYFEATEQTVKLSLLTEQGMGKAIQEFVDKDEKDAIEELITYQLEKTQRHLQARGVTTEQDIDTEIQRFRDSKRNTTEEENEIKEVISRAKAHRLERGDEPVDFDLSSELTLDSDEGSAPFAPPTRGRGRGARGRGVRGRGRGAAASEPKPAGRGRSQKSSTTTQSRSIMQAFQASSQRSSRTADEMIIDDSDEDVPVMKATRPPPKPAASSSLPFTKYSSQSQSQSQSSRGVAFDDSDDDDDEDPFKGPSHRSRR; this is encoded by the exons ATGTCCTCAGAGAACACCTT ggaTGACGAGGACACCTTCAAGATCCTGATTGCTACAGATATTCATCTCGGTTACCTCGAGAAGGATGCTATTCGTGGCAATGACTCTTATAACACACTTGAGGAGATCCTGAAATGTGCTAAGACAAATCAG GTGGATTTCATCCTGCTGGGTGGTGATTTGTTCCACGAGAACAAGCCGTCACGGCGATGCCTCCACAGCTCCATCACTATGCTTAGACAATACTGCATGGGAGACACACCCATACAATTCAACATCCTCAGTGACCAGACTGTGAACTTCAACACCACTCA GTTCCCCTGGGTTAACTATCAGGATGAAAACCTGAACATCTCTATTCCGGCATTCAGCATTCATGGTAACCATGATGACCCAACTGGG GCTGAAGGTTTGTGTGCGTTGGATCTGCTAAGTGCCTCTGGTCTTGTCAATCACTTTGGTCACTCCCATTCAGTGGAGAGGATAGAAATTAGTCCCATCCTCATGCAGAAAGGCAACACCAAGCTAGCCTTATTTGGTCTTG gCTCTATCCCAGATGAGCGCTTGTACAGGATGTTTGTCAACAACCAGGTAACGATGCTTCGTCCCAAAGAAGACCAAGATGAATGGTTTAACCTCTTCACCATCCACCAGAACAG GAGTAAACACGGACCCACTAACTATATCCCTGAGCAGTTTCTGGATGATTTTGTCGACTTGGTGGTGTGGGGTCATGAGCACGAGTGTTTGATTGCGCCAACCAGAAATGAACAGCAGCTCTTCTATGTGACACAGCCTGGCAGCTCTGTAGCCACCTCCCTGTCCCCTGGAGAGGCAACCAAGAA GCACATAGGGCTGCTGAGGGTGAAAGGTCGTAAGATGAACCTGCAAAAGATCCCCCTAAAGACGGTGCGTCAGTTCTTCATACAAGACGTGGTGCTGGCTGACTACCAAGACCTCTTCACACCTGATACGCCCCAGGTCACAAAGAAAGTGGAGGACTTGTGCTATGCAAAG GTCACAGAGATGTTGGAAGAAGCTGAAAGAGAAAGACTTGGATGTCCGCTCACCCCAGAGAAACCTCTTATTCGCCTCAGG GTGGACTACAGTGGAGGCTTCGATACGTTCAACACTTCTCGCTTCAGTCAGAAGTTCGTTGACCGCTTAGCCAACCCAAAAGACATCATTCACTTTCTCAGACGCCGTGAGCAGAAAGAAGACATCAAGG ATGAGGTCAATGTTGACTACGgcaaactgttaaaaaacacagcagttgAAGGGCTGAGAGTGGAGGACCTGGTTAAACAATATTTTGAGGCAACCGAACAG ACAGTAAAGCTGTCCCTTCTGACGGAGCAGGGAATGGGGAAGGCAATTCAGGAGTTTGTAGACAAAGATGAGAAAGACGCCATTGAAGAGCTGATCACTTACCAGTTAGAGAAGACACAGCGCCACCTCCAGGCCAGAGGAGTAACCACGGAGCAGGATATAGACACTGAG atcCAGCGATTCAGAGACTCAAAAAGGAACACAActgaggaggagaatgaaatcAAAGAA GTTATCAGCAGAGCCAAAGCTCACCGCTTGGAGCGTGGCGATGAGCCTGTAGACTTTGATTTATCCAGTGAACTTACTTTGGACTCTGACGAAGGCTCGGCCCCTTTTGCTCCCCCCACACGTGGCAGAGGGCGAGGAGCCAGGGGGCGGGGTGTCCGgggaagagggagag GTGCAGCTGCCTCTGAACCAAAGCCAGCCGGTCGGGGCCGTTCCCAGAAATCCTCAACAACAACCCAAAGCAGGAGCATTATGCAAG CATTTCAAGCTTCATCCCAGAGATCATCTCGGACTGCAGATGAA ATGATCATTGATGACTCAGATGAAGATGTGCCTGTAATGAAAGCTACCCGACCCCCTCCAAA GCCAGCAGCATCGTCGTCGTTGCCCTTCACCAAGTACAGCTCTCAGAGCCAGAGTCAGAGCCAGTCATCTAGAGGAGTTGCATTtgatgacagtgatgatgatgatgatgag GACCCATTCAAAGGCCCCAGCCATCGTTCACGGAGATAA